The genomic DNA CTGGTGGGCTATTCGACTTTATAGCAACGGGTTTACCACAAGTTGGTGATACCTACAGTATTGTTTTACCGCAGAGACAACCTATTCCTGTAAATGCTGTTTATCGGAAATTAATTAATGGAGATTGGCAGAACTTTGTAACTGTTGACGACAATGAAGTACTGTCAGCACAAGGTGAAGTAGGTTTCTGTCCTCCGCCTGGTAGTAATGAATGGACTACAGGGCTATCTGAAGGGGATTGGTGTGTACAACTACGTATTGTTGACGGTGGTCCAAATGATGATGATGGTGTTGCCAATGGTAGTATTGTAGACCCTGGTGGTGTTGCTGTACCAACCACAGGAAATAACGCCCCAATCGCGAATGCGGATGCTGTGACAATTATGGCTGAGGAATCTGTCGTTATTGATGTGATCGCCAATGATGAAGACATCGACAATGATACCCTTACCATTACTGGTGCAACGGTTGATTTCGGTACTGTTGTCATTGAGAATAATCAGCTTGTTTACACGCCTATAGTCGGGTTTATCGGGGATGCGACTATTCAATACAGTATCACTGATGGGATGGGAGGAACGGCTAATAGTACTGCAATTGTGACTATTAAAGTTAATCAAGCTCCAGTGACACAAAATGATAGCGCATCTACCAATGGAGAAACCATCACAATTGATGTTTTAGCTAATGACAGCGACCCAGAACAAGGTGAACTGTTCTTAGTTTCGGCTACTACAGAATTTGGTACCTCCGTTGTTAACAGTGATGGTACGTTGAGCTACTCACCAGCGAGTGGTTTTGAAGGGGTGGATACCATTAACTATATTGTGAGAGATGCACAAGGTGCGCAATCTCAGGGAAGCGTTTCAGTAACCGTTGAGTTAAAACAAACTGTTAATGTGAGCAATAAATCATCAGGTGGTGGCCTTGGCATGATCACTTTGCTCGTTGTTTCTGCTTTTGTTGTGAGACGTAGAGTGTCTCGGTTACCGAGTTTTGCTTTTCTATCCGCTAGTTGTGTATTAGCAAGTTCAGCAGCCGCGGAAGATTGGCAAGTGTCTGCAACCCTAGGTCAAGCGACAGCCCAAAGTTCATATCCATCTGAGCAATGGGTACAAACCGCTATTGATGACGAAAGCGTTAGTTGGTCCGTTGGTGCTTTTTATAATTTAAAACCTAATTGGAAGTTGGGCATTAGATATATTGATTTAGGCGAAGCGAGTGTTAATTTTTCTAAAGAAACGAGTAACCCAGAGCAAGCGCATTCAGAGGTTTTAGACAAAGCGCCAGCCTTACCTAATGGCTTGGCAATCCAAGCTAACTACTTAGTTGATTTAGTCTCATCGCTCAAAGGGGAATTGTTTCTAGGTGCGTATCACTGGAAATATAAAATAAACAGTCGTAGAGATAATTTAAATACTATCGTCAAACGGGATGAAGGAACTGACCTTTTTATTGGCGCAGGTATCAATTACCAAGTACTTGATTCGGTTAGTATTGGTGTTGACTACACGCGGTATTTTGTTTCTAAGAATGATATTAATGAAATTGCTTTTTCAATGAACTATCAATTTTAACTGTTCAAAAGCCAGCACTTTTGTGCTGGCTTTTTTATTAGAGTTAGCCGGTAGAGCAAAAAAACACGTGGAGTTGAATTAGCAAAGCCATACTTATTTTTACAAAAAGTGTGGGCCTATAATACCAAGCTCTTTAGCGATTATTTAAAATCTTATCCAAGTTCTGTTTTGATTTAGCAACGCTTTGTAGTGGGGTTAATCCGCTCGGATATTCTTCTTGTTCAAGCACTAACCACTTGGTGTTGCCGTGAGACTCTAAAGTATCGATGATGGCAGGCCAATCAATGTTGTTTTCACCAATAATCGGGCTCATGTTGCTGCCCTCAGTCGTGCGTACTTTAATGTGCGTTGCAAGTGTACGGTTAGGGTACTTTTTAATAAAGTAGATTGGATCTTTATCTGCGTAATTGATCCAGCCAATATCTAACTGCAATGGCATAGTTTTGGGTGTATTACTGGCAATATAATCCCAAAACGTTGCGTTATTAAAAGCATTAAACTCTTTATTATGATTGTGAAAACCGATCTTCATATCAAAGCGGCCTGCATAATCACTGACTTTAGTGAGTTCTTTAACCAGAGATTTAACACCTTCTGGGTGCCATGCTCTTTCATCCCAAGGTACATAAAGTGTCGTAACGCCAAGAGTCTTGTAAAACAGCAGGGTGTTATCAATTGTGTTTTCACTGAGTGCATCAAAGCCTATATGGGCACTACTGGCGACTAAGCCTAATTCACTGAGCTTTGCTTTTAAGGCTGCTGGGTTATTTGAGTATGGGCCAAAATCTCCGGCAAACTCCACGCCGTCAAAGCCCATTTCTACAAGAGACTTAAGCGTACCATGAAAGTCATTTTTTAAGGTGTCTTTGACTGACCATAACTGCACACTCACTGGCAGTTTTGCGAATAATTGACCACTAAATACAAGGCTAAAAATGATCAATAAAATGCGGGTTTTAAACATACTTACATCCTAAAAAAGCAGGGGGGAGCTCCCCTGCATTAAACTGTGTTATAAAACAACACAAGGGGGAAAGTTAATCGGTATAGGCGTACTCGCTTAAACCAAGCTCATCTAAAACCTGATCTAAATGAGCTTTTGCTTCATCAGAAGGACCAGGGTAATCACCTGCAATAGGAACATTGCCAAGGTAACCTATGTCTTTACAGCCTTCAGGTGTACAGAAAAAGGCTGCGAGCACTAACTCTTTAAAGCGTAAAAAGGCTTTACCAATACGCTGAAATTGCAGAGGTGTTTGTTCGTTTAAAAACGCAATATCGTCTAAAATCTCGCGATGTTGCTTTTCGTTAAGCGCAACAAATTGCTTTTTAAAACGAAGCTGTGCTTCATCGTTAAGCCACGCGAGTGAATTTAAAATTTTAATTCTATCGCGTTGTTGGCCTTCATACGGTGCGCTCACCCACTCATTAATAACAGCCGGTACTTGTAGCTCACTGGCTGAAGGAATATCTCCTTCACGCGGCACAATGTAATCAGATAAAAGCGCTACTAACGTGAGTTCGTCTGCTGTTAAGGTCAGCGGCCAAGGTGATTCTGGTGGCATCACCAAATTAGGATCTTGACCATACCCTTTAGCGGTTACAGGCTTGATATCTAAATCAGGCCAATGCTCTTTTGCAGAGACAACAACGTCATCTTCCAGTGCTTTTGTGCAGCCAGCAGTTAAACCAACAGCCGAGCCCGCAGCTAATAGGCCAAGCCATTTTAAAGACTCACGGCGGCTCATGTTAGAAACATAGTTATATGAGTCGTGTTCGTTACGATGATGCATAATTAAAGTACCCCGTTATCAATTTGTTGAGCAAGCCAAGTTGAATTACGCATTGCCAGTGTCATGATGGTGAGCGTACAGTTTTTATGAGGGTTAGAAGCAAATACACCTGCATCCATTACAAATAGGTTATTGCAATCCCATGTTTGACCCCATTGATTGGTAACAGAATCTTTCTTTGAGCTGCCCATTCGTGTTGTGCCCACTTCGTGAATGATTTCGCCACCTTTAGAAATGGCTTTTTCTGCAGGCGGGAGTTCGCCTACGGTCGCCCCCATGTTTTCTAAGATTTGCTTCGCGGTTTTTAAACCATGTTCAATTTGCTTTAACTCTCTGTCAGACCACTTAAAGTGGAACTTTGATACCGGAATACCCCATTTGTCTTTCACGTTTTCGTCAATTTCCATGTAGGTATCTTTGTTCGGTAACATCTCGCCACGCAGCGCAAAACCAACATAAGAGCCATATGCATCACGAATTTGCTGTTTAAGGGTAGGACCATAGCCTTGTTTATCACCCGATACACCCGAACCTGGTTGTCTAAAGCCACCGCCAATTTCAAAGTGATAACCACGTGGGAAATCTAATTCATTGTTAGCTTGTGCTTGGTGTCCCCACCAAGGAATAAATAAGTGATTAGCGGTGTGTCCATCTTCGTTATAACGTGGGCGACCTTTAAGTGCCGGAATTTGCGCACCTAACCATGCACCCGTCGAATCCATTAAGTTTCGACCTACTTGACCACTTGAGTTAGCAAGGCCTTTAGGGTGCTTTTTATTCTTTGAATTTAATAAAATACGCGCTGATTCACAGGCGCTGGCGGCTAAGATAACCACATCTGCATCAATCGCGTGTTCGGTGACCGTGTGTTTATCAACATAGGTGACGCCAGTGACTTTACCTTGCTCATTAACTTTGACTGATTTAACCATGGCATCAGTAATAACTTTTAAGTTACCGGTGGCTTTTGCCATAGGCAGTAACGATGTCGTCGTTTGAAAGGCAGCGCCAATTGAGCAACCCGAGCCACAAGGTGTCGCATAAAAACACGCCATGCGATCATCTTTAGGGCGAGTTAATACCGCGCGATGCATAGGCACTGCTTGAATGCCCATTTTCTTTGCAGAAGCGGCAATTAAAAGCTCAGGAACACGCGGCTTTGGTGGCGGCTGTAAAATACCCGGTGACGAATCTGGCATATCTTCATGGCCTGTATTGGTGCCACATACACCCACAAGTTCTTCAGTTTTATCGTACCAAGGTGCTAAATCAGCGTATTCAAATGGCCAGTCGGCACCGTGACCATCTCGGCTTTTGCCTTTAAAATCGTGCTCACTAAAGCGTAATGAATAGCGGCCCCAGTGGTTAGTTCGACCACCTAACATACGTGCGCGCCACCAATAAAAGTCGCTTCCTTTGGCGCTGGTATAAGGCTCATCAGGTACTTGCCAGCCGCCATCAACGGTTGCGTCGTAAAAGCCAAAGTTTTTGTCTTTGTTACCTGCACCCATAAGTGGGGCTTCGTTGTTACGACGAAACATCGGGCTTTCTGTTTTCGGGTCATAATTACGGCCCGCTTCAAGTAATAACACCTTGTGACCAAGCTTGGTTAACGTGTATGCGGCCATTGCACCGCCAGCACCAGAGCCAACAACTAATATCTTATGTTTAAAATCAGACATCTTATAGCTCCTTGATTTTTATATTTTTAAACCACACTTTGTCACCATGGTCTTGAAGCCCGATATGACCTTGCTCTGCAGTTGCAAAGTTTTGCCAAGTTGCAAACTTACTGCCTTTAACAAGGGTGTTCCATGTTGTACTACCAATCACAATGCTGGTGGTGCTGATACCGTTTTGCCAAACTTGTAAATGGTTGTCTTGCATTTTAATACGCACATGGTTCCAGCTATTTGCTGGCTTGTGCGCCGCAATTGGCGCAGCAAATAAATCGTAAATTGACCCTGCTAAGTGCGAGTCAATTTCGGTATCTGGATGTTCTTCGTTATCAATAATTTGAATTTCAGGCGCATGAGAGTAAATCATCTGTCCGGTTTCATCAGCCAATACAAAAATACCGCTATTGCCTTTGGTAGAGATTTTCCAATCAATCTGTAGTTCAAAGTTTTTGTACTGCTTTTTAGTAAGCAGGTCGCCACCACCTTTGGTTAATGTCATAGCGCCATCTTCAACGACCCATGCAGGATTTAAAGATTCGCTTTTAAAGTTACGCCACTGCGACATATTTTTGCCGTCAAATAACAACTGCCAGCCAGCTTGCTTTTCTTGTTGTGTAAGCTGATTGTCAGCCGTATTAGCGAGTGCACAGCTACTAACGGTGAGCATTAAAGTCAGTGCTTTAAGAGATTTAAACATAGTGTTCCTCGACGATTTACTTGCTTAAGACGCACATTTCTCGGTGCGTTTGTTGTTATTAATTACTAAATACAACCCAATGAATGCGACGATTAAAATAATTGGGAAGATTAGTAGGTTTTGTAATACAGCCTGTCCGGCTAAAATTTCAATTTGTTCAGCGCTTGCGCCACTTGCCTGTGCTGATGAGCGTGCTGTATCTATCCAGCTACCAATCACAGGGTTCCAAATGCTCATAGCAAACATGCCAGCACCGCCCATTAACGACATACCCAGCGCGCCTGACTTTGGAATGTATTCAGCAACGCAACCAAGCATGGTTGGCCAAAAGTAGGTAACGCCCAGTGCAAAAAGCATCGCTGCCAGATAAATCATGCTGCCCTCGGCCTGACTCATCATAAAGATACCTAAGCTTGCACAAATGGCAGAGCCAAGTAATACCCCAGTAGGGTTGAGCTTATGCACAATAGGGCCTGCAAAGAAGCGACCAACTGCCATCAGACCTGTTATTAAAGCTAATACCACCATAGGAGAGGCACCCGATGAACCTAGAATACGCTCAATCCATTGTTGTGTGCCAAACTCAGTGGTTGCTGTGAGTGTCATACAGGCAATTAAAAAGAGGTATAACGGCGTGAATAAGTGGCGAATATTGCTGCTGGTAGAGTGAGTACGCGTATCAAAGCGTGGAAATTGTGCTTTAATCAGCATAGCGCCATAAATAACCGTAGGAACTAAAATTAACGCTACTTGCCATTGCCAGTTTAAACCTGCTCCCGACATAAAATTCGACGCAAGTGCGCCAATCACAATGCCACCTGGGAACCAAACATGAAAACGGTTTAGCATAGTGGTGGTGTTTTTAGGGTACATTTCTGCAATTAATGGGTTACAGCCAGCTTCAACAGCGCCGTTGGCAAAACCAATTAAAAAGGTAGAAACCAGTAAGCCCCAAAAACCATCAGCTGTTATCGTCAAAACAAGGCCAAGTAAATGACAGATAAACGCTAACGCCACTAATTTTTTCGCGCCAATGGCATTATAAATAATACCGCCGACCATAGTCGCAACCGGAAAGCCTAAAAATGCCATGGCATTAACCCAACCTAATTCGGTGTCGGTTAAGCCAAACTCACTGCCAAGTTGACCCAAAATACCAGCACGGATGGCAAAGGTCATAGAGGTCACAATCAGTGCTATACAGCAAAGCCGAAAGACAATGCGGTTATAATTATTGTTGTCCATATTGTGTGTCCTGTGTGTTCTATTGTTGTCGGTTTATAAACCTAAAATTCGATTGTTACGCTCAGTGTTTGTTGCGCCACTGGCAAAATCGTCAAAGGCTTTGTCTGTTGGGTTTATTAAGTGTGCTTTAATAAACTCAGCGCCTTCTCTTGCCCCATCTTCTGGGTGCTTTAAGCAGCATTCCCATTCAAGTACAGCCCAACCATCAAAACCATATTGAGTTAACTTGCTGAAGATTTGCTTAAAATCTACTTGGCCATCACCTAAAGAACGAAAACGCCCTGGTCGGTCTTGCCAGTTTTGAAATCCGCCATAAACACCTGAGCGGCCATTTGCGATAAATTCGGCATCTTTGACATGAAACGCCTTAATGCGCGAATGATAGATATCGATAAACGCTAAATAATCGAGCTGTTGCAATACAAAATGGCTCGGATCATAAAGAATATTAACGCGAGGGTGATTATTGGTTGCCGCTAAAAAGCGCTCAAATGTCACACCATCATGTAGGTCTTCACCCGGATGCAATTCATAACACACGTCCACGCCATGCTCGTCAAAGCAATCTAAAATAGGTAACCAACGTTTAGCAAGTTCACTAAAGCCTTGTTCAACAAGTCCCTGCGGACGCTGTGGCCACGGGTAAAAGGTATGCCATAAAAAAGAACCCGAGAAGGTCGCATGGGTTGTTAAACCAAGGTTTTTACTTGCTTTCGCTGCTAGCATCAGTTGCTCTGTTGCCCACTTAGTACGTGCAGCAGGGTTACCTTTTACATGCTCTGCGGCAAAGTTATCGAACATTTCATCGTATGCAGGGTGTACCGCAATCAACTGGCCTTGCAAATGTGTTGATAGCTCTGAAATTGTAAGTCCATACTCTGTGGCAATACCAGTGACTTCATCGCAGTATTGCTGGCTTTGAGCTGCTTTTTCTAAATCGAAAATTTCAGGGTTTGAGGTTGGCACTTGAATCGCTTTGTAACCTAAACCGCTTGCCCACTTACATAAACCTTGAAAGCTATTGAACGGGGCTTGATCTGAAATAAACTGCGCCAAAAATATTGCTGGCCCTTTGATTTTATTCATTCTTTTTTATCCAATCTGTAATTTGTGCCATTTAGTATCTTGCTTCGATGAAGCAACAACATGCTCAATAAACGCCATGCCACGCACAGCATCTTTAATGCCAGGCACATCAAATGCTGAATTCGTTGCGTTATCGCCTTGCTTAAATGCATGAATTTGCGCTGCAAAATTGCTGTAAATGTTGGCAAATGCTTCAAGGTAGCCCTCTGGGTGACCGGCAGGGGCGCGCAGGGCATTTTGTGTGTCAGGGTGTAATTCACCTACGCCCGCTCTAAGTAATGTGGCGGCTTGATTGTGGCCTCGTAGCCATAAGCTATTAGGCTCAAGTTGCGACCATTCAAGACTGGCTTTATCGCCATAAATACGCAGGCGTAAGTTGTTTTCATCGCCAACAGCAATTTGGCTTGCCAGTAAAACGCCTTTACAACCATTATTGAATCTAAGTAGCACAGTGCCATCATCATCGAGGGCTCGTCCTTCAATCACATGGTTTAAATCGGCGCAAAGCTCGGTGATTTCGAGATCAGAGACATATTCGGCTAAGTTAGCTGCATGCACGCCAATGTCGCCCATACAACAACTAATACCTGACTTACTGGTGTCTAAACGCCAGCTGGCTTGTTTTGAACCTTCGTCTTCGCTGCGCGCTAACCAGCCTTGAGTGTACTCAACAATCACTTTACGTATGCTGCCGAGCTCACCTGCTTTTACGCGATGCTTGGCTTCTTTGACCATAGGGTAACCGGTGTAAGTGTGGGTTAACCCATATAAAACCTGCTGTTTTGCAATAATGCTTTGTAATTGCTCTGCCTCTGCGAGTGTGAGCGTTGCGGGTTTATCTGAGAGCACATGAAAACCATGTTCAAGCGCCATTTTAGCGACCGGAAAATGCAAATGGTTTGGGGTGGCAATAGCCACAAAATCGATACGCTCATCAGCAGGTAATTTTGCTTCTTCGGTAAATAGCGTCTGGTAACTGTCGTAGCAACGCCTGCTATCAAGCCCGAGTAGTTCACCAGTAGCTTTACATTTGTTTGCGTCTGAACTGAATGCGCCTGCAACAAGCTCTATCATTCCATCTAATCGTGCTGCAATTCGATGAATAGCGCCAATGAAAGCCCCATCGCCACCGCCTACCATTGCCATGCGGATCTTAGCTTTGCTCATCTTAAGCGCTCCTAAATTTAAATAGCGTCTGCTACTGTTAATGTCATGTTATTGATAATAGGAAAGCTTAGCCAATAAGCGCTAATAAAAATTCGGTTGACAATGCAACAAAATCGGCGTTTAAAATATATAGGGCTGTTATTTATTGAGACGAAATTAAGCGATGGATATTCAAGAAATAATAAAAAAAGCTGGCGTAAATCAGCTAATTGCTGCATTTGATTTACTGCCAGATATCCTCTTTTGGGTAAAAGACACAGATAGTAGAATCTTGCATTGTAATCAGCATTTTATTGAGCATCAGGGTTATAAAACACTGGAGCAAATATTGCTAAAAACAGACTTTGATTTTTCGCCAAAGCACCTCGCGTTTCAATACGTCAATGACGATAAACGGGTGATGGAAGGCTACATAGTGACTGACCGTTTAGAGCTCAACCAAACTCAACAAGGTGAGCTTGGTTGGTTTTCTACATCAAAGCATGCTTTAAAAGATCACGATGGCAATGTGATTGGCACTTACGGAGTGACCCGACATCTACAAAAAACCTCAAAAGCACTTTCTCATGTAAGGGCAATTGAAGAGCCGGTAAAATTTATTCGCGAGCATTATCATCGTCAGATCAGCATTGATGAATTGGCAGAACTTGCGCATTTGTCGGTAAGTGCTTTAGAGCGCCGCTTTAAAAAGCACTTAGCAAAAACTCCCAATCAATTTATTAACGAAGTGCGCCTCGAAAATGCCCGCAAGCTACTAATTGAAACGCAACTGCCCATTTCACAAGTGGCCTACCAGTGTGGGTTTTCTGAACCGAGTTACTTTAGCAAACAATTTCGGCGTTTGTTTGGTGAAATTCCCTCACAAATGCGTTCGCAATTAGGTGATTAAATTGCAGCTCTTGCCATTAAAATAGCTCCTTGCTCAGCACTGGCAAGAGCGGGGGTTAAATGCGCTTTACTGGCATCAGGTAAGTAAGGCGTGATGGCATTGGCAATGCCGCCCATTAAGGTAACGTTTTCAATACCTTGCTTTTCAAAGTAAGTGATATATCGGGTAATGTATGCGCACGCTTCATTGATTAATTGCTGACAAAAAGCATCGTCAGAATGGCTAAAAACAAGCGGCGCAAATTTGGCAAGCTCAGCAGGGCTTGCTAATATTAAACGCTGACTTAACGCTTGGCTTGAGTCGCAGTTAAGCTCGGTGAGTAGGGTATTTATTGCTGCAGAACTTTTCGCAACACCATCAAGTACTTCAAATGCTTTACGGCAAAGTTGTAAGCCTAACCAACCACCACTGGCACCATCGCTCAGTAATAATCCGTAACCACCTAATTCACTAAATTGGCTTTGCTGCTGGTAACCTGCACAAAAGCCCGTACCAAGAATAATCACCGCGCCATCATGGTGTTGATGTGCACCTTTACAGGCAATCAGCATATCTGTTGATAGGGTAAACTTAGCAAAAGAGTGCGGCCATTTTGTCATGGCTTGATAGGCCGAGTCGATATTAGCACCGGCAAGTCCTGCATGCACATAGGTGTTTTTTAGCTCGCTTAAGGCAAGCCCTGCTTCATGAAATGCAAGTTCGGTGGCGTGGAGTATAGATTCTTGGCTTTGTTGGCAGCTGGTGGCTACGTTTGCTGAGCCACTTATGGCTTCGCTAAGTAAAGAGCCGTTTTCGTTTTCTAAACGAACTTTACACTTACTGCCACCGCCATCAATACCTAAAAAATACGTTGCTTTGCTTGCCATGCTTAATCCTTTGAAAGAAGCTTCTTGATAGCCTCGGCGTTAATTGCACCATTTTCGTTGTGCACACATGAATGTACATGCACAGCTGCCTTTGCTGAATAATTATTTATTAATTGCCAAAGTGTTGCCGCATTGTCTAAGGTCACACCACCACCCATAACAATTTCTATCTGATTAGCACTGTGCGCTAAATATGTGTTGATCTGATTTAGACCATCTACAGCACTTTGGCCGCTTTGCCACGGCGTGCCTGCTGTTAATATGCGGTCTACTCTTAAGCTAATGAGTTTATCAAGTGCGCTTAACGGGTTTGTTAGGGTATCGAATGCACGGTGAAAGGTCACCATTAAACCATAATGTTTAGCTGTGGCAACTAAAGAGCGGGTCACGTCTAAATCAAGTTCGCCTCTTTTAACTGCACCAAATACCACACCGTGCGCCCCCGCGTTAGCTGCCATTGTTATTTGCTTTTCCATTAATTCGTAACACTCAGCACTAACAATAAAATCGCCCGCTTCAGGGCGAACCATCACCACTAACTCTGCGCTATTGGTCAGGCTTTTCACAGCACAATCAATTGCAGACAAACTCGGAGTTAAACCACCTAGGTGTAAATTACTGCACAGTTCAAAGCGCCTTGCGCCTAAGTTACTAGCCGTCGAAATATTGTTAGCTAGCTGCTTTAAATCGCCTTCGTTTATGCACACTTCGAGAATTTTACCATTGTTCATGGTCGTGTTTTTACCATATCTATTACACCTAGTTTTTAGTTACTCATTTTATACCTATTCAATAAGAACAGTTTTTATTGTTTTACTATTTATAATCAGTGATTTATTTTTATTTCGGTTGTTTCATAACACTGCTTAAAAATTAAAACGATGTTGGGCTAACTATAAGTCAGAAAATACAAAAGTGAATATAAAATATTCCTTACGCCGATTTTGTTATATCGGTCACCGAATTTTTATTATCACTTTTTGACCGCTCCCCCCTATTCTGAAACTGAGTTTAACAAGCTATTAACTCCCAATAATCAGTTTAAAACCGACAACAATAAGATGTTTTATGAGATGTATAGACCTCATAAAGCTTGCAGAACACACAACTGGAGATAGGCATGGGCAAGCAAAGTGCGATAAAAATAAAAGGGCAAGGACGGCATTTTAAACACAATGCAATTGTGATTTCGTTACTCGCGGTAATCA from Pseudoalteromonas sp. N1230-9 includes the following:
- a CDS encoding sugar phosphate isomerase/epimerase family protein, with the translated sequence MFKTRILLIIFSLVFSGQLFAKLPVSVQLWSVKDTLKNDFHGTLKSLVEMGFDGVEFAGDFGPYSNNPAALKAKLSELGLVASSAHIGFDALSENTIDNTLLFYKTLGVTTLYVPWDERAWHPEGVKSLVKELTKVSDYAGRFDMKIGFHNHNKEFNAFNNATFWDYIASNTPKTMPLQLDIGWINYADKDPIYFIKKYPNRTLATHIKVRTTEGSNMSPIIGENNIDWPAIIDTLESHGNTKWLVLEQEEYPSGLTPLQSVAKSKQNLDKILNNR
- a CDS encoding gluconate 2-dehydrogenase subunit 3 family protein codes for the protein MHHRNEHDSYNYVSNMSRRESLKWLGLLAAGSAVGLTAGCTKALEDDVVVSAKEHWPDLDIKPVTAKGYGQDPNLVMPPESPWPLTLTADELTLVALLSDYIVPREGDIPSASELQVPAVINEWVSAPYEGQQRDRIKILNSLAWLNDEAQLRFKKQFVALNEKQHREILDDIAFLNEQTPLQFQRIGKAFLRFKELVLAAFFCTPEGCKDIGYLGNVPIAGDYPGPSDEAKAHLDQVLDELGLSEYAYTD
- a CDS encoding GMC family oxidoreductase, which produces MSDFKHKILVVGSGAGGAMAAYTLTKLGHKVLLLEAGRNYDPKTESPMFRRNNEAPLMGAGNKDKNFGFYDATVDGGWQVPDEPYTSAKGSDFYWWRARMLGGRTNHWGRYSLRFSEHDFKGKSRDGHGADWPFEYADLAPWYDKTEELVGVCGTNTGHEDMPDSSPGILQPPPKPRVPELLIAASAKKMGIQAVPMHRAVLTRPKDDRMACFYATPCGSGCSIGAAFQTTTSLLPMAKATGNLKVITDAMVKSVKVNEQGKVTGVTYVDKHTVTEHAIDADVVILAASACESARILLNSKNKKHPKGLANSSGQVGRNLMDSTGAWLGAQIPALKGRPRYNEDGHTANHLFIPWWGHQAQANNELDFPRGYHFEIGGGFRQPGSGVSGDKQGYGPTLKQQIRDAYGSYVGFALRGEMLPNKDTYMEIDENVKDKWGIPVSKFHFKWSDRELKQIEHGLKTAKQILENMGATVGELPPAEKAISKGGEIIHEVGTTRMGSSKKDSVTNQWGQTWDCNNLFVMDAGVFASNPHKNCTLTIMTLAMRNSTWLAQQIDNGVL
- a CDS encoding 3-keto-disaccharide hydrolase; translation: MFKSLKALTLMLTVSSCALANTADNQLTQQEKQAGWQLLFDGKNMSQWRNFKSESLNPAWVVEDGAMTLTKGGGDLLTKKQYKNFELQIDWKISTKGNSGIFVLADETGQMIYSHAPEIQIIDNEEHPDTEIDSHLAGSIYDLFAAPIAAHKPANSWNHVRIKMQDNHLQVWQNGISTTSIVIGSTTWNTLVKGSKFATWQNFATAEQGHIGLQDHGDKVWFKNIKIKEL
- a CDS encoding MFS transporter; translation: MDNNNYNRIVFRLCCIALIVTSMTFAIRAGILGQLGSEFGLTDTELGWVNAMAFLGFPVATMVGGIIYNAIGAKKLVALAFICHLLGLVLTITADGFWGLLVSTFLIGFANGAVEAGCNPLIAEMYPKNTTTMLNRFHVWFPGGIVIGALASNFMSGAGLNWQWQVALILVPTVIYGAMLIKAQFPRFDTRTHSTSSNIRHLFTPLYLFLIACMTLTATTEFGTQQWIERILGSSGASPMVVLALITGLMAVGRFFAGPIVHKLNPTGVLLGSAICASLGIFMMSQAEGSMIYLAAMLFALGVTYFWPTMLGCVAEYIPKSGALGMSLMGGAGMFAMSIWNPVIGSWIDTARSSAQASGASAEQIEILAGQAVLQNLLIFPIILIVAFIGLYLVINNNKRTEKCAS
- a CDS encoding sugar phosphate isomerase/epimerase family protein, whose amino-acid sequence is MNKIKGPAIFLAQFISDQAPFNSFQGLCKWASGLGYKAIQVPTSNPEIFDLEKAAQSQQYCDEVTGIATEYGLTISELSTHLQGQLIAVHPAYDEMFDNFAAEHVKGNPAARTKWATEQLMLAAKASKNLGLTTHATFSGSFLWHTFYPWPQRPQGLVEQGFSELAKRWLPILDCFDEHGVDVCYELHPGEDLHDGVTFERFLAATNNHPRVNILYDPSHFVLQQLDYLAFIDIYHSRIKAFHVKDAEFIANGRSGVYGGFQNWQDRPGRFRSLGDGQVDFKQIFSKLTQYGFDGWAVLEWECCLKHPEDGAREGAEFIKAHLINPTDKAFDDFASGATNTERNNRILGL
- a CDS encoding Gfo/Idh/MocA family protein, with protein sequence MSKAKIRMAMVGGGDGAFIGAIHRIAARLDGMIELVAGAFSSDANKCKATGELLGLDSRRCYDSYQTLFTEEAKLPADERIDFVAIATPNHLHFPVAKMALEHGFHVLSDKPATLTLAEAEQLQSIIAKQQVLYGLTHTYTGYPMVKEAKHRVKAGELGSIRKVIVEYTQGWLARSEDEGSKQASWRLDTSKSGISCCMGDIGVHAANLAEYVSDLEITELCADLNHVIEGRALDDDGTVLLRFNNGCKGVLLASQIAVGDENNLRLRIYGDKASLEWSQLEPNSLWLRGHNQAATLLRAGVGELHPDTQNALRAPAGHPEGYLEAFANIYSNFAAQIHAFKQGDNATNSAFDVPGIKDAVRGMAFIEHVVASSKQDTKWHKLQIG
- a CDS encoding AraC family transcriptional regulator, producing MDIQEIIKKAGVNQLIAAFDLLPDILFWVKDTDSRILHCNQHFIEHQGYKTLEQILLKTDFDFSPKHLAFQYVNDDKRVMEGYIVTDRLELNQTQQGELGWFSTSKHALKDHDGNVIGTYGVTRHLQKTSKALSHVRAIEEPVKFIREHYHRQISIDELAELAHLSVSALERRFKKHLAKTPNQFINEVRLENARKLLIETQLPISQVAYQCGFSEPSYFSKQFRRLFGEIPSQMRSQLGD
- a CDS encoding BadF/BadG/BcrA/BcrD ATPase family protein, which codes for MASKATYFLGIDGGGSKCKVRLENENGSLLSEAISGSANVATSCQQSQESILHATELAFHEAGLALSELKNTYVHAGLAGANIDSAYQAMTKWPHSFAKFTLSTDMLIACKGAHQHHDGAVIILGTGFCAGYQQQSQFSELGGYGLLLSDGASGGWLGLQLCRKAFEVLDGVAKSSAAINTLLTELNCDSSQALSQRLILASPAELAKFAPLVFSHSDDAFCQQLINEACAYITRYITYFEKQGIENVTLMGGIANAITPYLPDASKAHLTPALASAEQGAILMARAAI